One segment of Clavelina lepadiformis chromosome 2, kaClaLepa1.1, whole genome shotgun sequence DNA contains the following:
- the LOC143447241 gene encoding uncharacterized protein LOC143447241: protein MKVIVAGYTKTGTKTMSAALSELGYNVYDALDHFWYHGDKWAKILSSSGGSIEDFKEMYHSVDAVTDSPTCKFWEEILQAFPDAKVILTLRDEDSWYKSLCNQCEVMNGNILYQVMQVLSPTGWKYFKHFRLVIMSLWGIRMRNPFDFKLSNNDIVVKKGYRQHTRHCRQSCPRDKLLVYDVRQGWAPLCEFLRKEIPDKSFPHENVAGNIIDKLMTTHPAFIRMQREMACTVAILSLGLLYGCYKLYKCNPGAILNKLWSTFMFR from the exons ATGAAAGTGATTGTAGCTGGATATACTAAAACCGGAACCAAGACCATGTCTGCAGCTTTATCTGAGTTGGGTTACAACGTTTATGATGCTCTTGATCACTTCTGGTATCATGGCGATAAGTGGGCCAAGATACTTTCATCCAGTGGTGGAAGTATTGAAGATTTTAAAGAGATGTATCATTCAGTGGATGCAGTCACTGACTCTCCAACATGCAAGTTTTGGGAAGAGATTTTGCAAGCGTTTCCCGATGCAAAA GTTATCTTAACATTAAGAGATGAAGACAGTTGGTACAAGAGTTTGTGCAACCAGTGTGAAGTTATGAATGgcaacattttgtaccaagtCATGCAAGTGTTATCACCAACTGggtggaaatattttaagcattttcGTCTCGTCA TTATGTCGCTGTGGGGAATACGAATGAGAAATCCATTTGACTTCAAACTTTCCAACAACGACATTGTTGTAAAAAAAGGTTACAGACAACACACGCGACATTGCAGACAA AGTTGTCCTCGTGACAAACTTCTGGTCTACGATGTCCGTCAAGGATGGGCGCCTCTGTGCGAGTTTCTTAGAAAGGAAATTCCAGACAAGTCCTTCCCTCATGAAAATGTTGCTGGAAATATTATTGATAAATTAATGACAACTCATCCAGCATTTATTCGCATGCAACGAGAAATGGCTTGCACAGTGGCCATACTTTCACTGGGCCTACTATACGGATGCTACAAGCTCTACAAGTGTAACCCTGGAGCCATCCTAAACAAGTTGTGGTCAACTTTCATGTTTCGTTAG